In the Ctenopharyngodon idella isolate HZGC_01 chromosome 4, HZGC01, whole genome shotgun sequence genome, one interval contains:
- the atp5f1c gene encoding ATP synthase subunit gamma, mitochondrial isoform X4 — protein sequence MFARTSAAVFLPQCGQVRNMATLKDITLRLKSIKNIQKITKSMKMVAAAKYARAERSLKPARVYGTGAMALYEKAEIKAPEDKNKHLIIGVSSDRGLCGAIHSSVAKAMKNEIAKLSGAGKEVMVVNVGDKLRGLLYRTHGKHILINCKEVGRKPPTFTDASLIATELMDSGYEFDQGTIVFNRFRSVISYKTEEKPVFSTDTVASSENMGIYDDIDADVLRNYQEFALVNIIYYGLKESTTSEQSARMTAMDNASKNASDIIDKLTLTFNRTRQAVITKELIEIISGAAAL from the exons ATGTTCGCCAGGACCAGCGCGGCGGTGTTCCTCCCACAATG TGGGCAGGTCAGGAACATGGCTACCTTGAAGGACA TCACCCTTCGGTTGAAGTCCATCAAGAACATCCAGAAGATCACCAAGTCCATGAAGATGGTGGCAGCAGCAAAGTATGCCAGAGCTGAGAGATCCCTGAAGCCCGCCCGGGTCTATGGCACCGGTGCTATGG cACTCTATGAGAAGGCTGAGATCAAGGCTCCAGAAGACAAGAATAAGCACTTGATCATCGGGGTGTCATCTGACCGTGGTCTTTGCGGTGCCATCCACAGCAGTGTGGCCAAAGCCATGAAGAATGAGATCGCCAAGCTCTCTGGTGCCGGCAAAGAGGTCATGGTTGTCAATGTGGGTGACAAACTCAGAGGTCTGCTCTACAG GACCCATGGCAAACACATCCTGATCAACTGCAAGGAGGTGGGCCGCAAGCCTCCCACTTTTACTGATGCATCTCTCATTGCCACAGAGCTGATGGACTCTGGCTACGAGTTTGACCAGGGAACCATTGTATTCAACAGATTCAG GTCTGTGATTTCATACAAGACAGAAGAGAAACCTGTATTTTCCACTGACACTGTGGCAAGCTCAG AGAACATGGGCATCTATGATGACATTGATGCTGATGTGCTGAGGAACTATCAGGAGTTTGCTCTAGTCAACATCATTTACTACGGGCTGAAGGAGTCCACCACCAGTGAACAGAGCGCCAGGATGACCGCTATGGACAACGCCAGCAAGAATGCTT CTGATATTATTGACAAGCTGACCCTGACCTTCAACCGAACCCGCCAGGCCGTCATCACCAAGGAGCTCATTGAGATCATTTCTGGAGCTGCTGCTCTGTAA
- the itih2 gene encoding LOW QUALITY PROTEIN: inter-alpha-trypsin inhibitor heavy chain H2 (The sequence of the model RefSeq protein was modified relative to this genomic sequence to represent the inferred CDS: deleted 1 base in 1 codon), with protein MKTPVLLCILLFSQSWAFEFIIDGEWESEMSGPLDQYHKSGRYRRNVLTSGEEENFEVIQGSDITVKSYKVESRITSRFAHTTVKSSVVNSGPKAQSISFNVQIPKRAFINNFTMNVNGVTFVGSVMEKTVARNLYSQARARGKAAGIVRTNSQAMETFRTEVHVPPGSKVEFELHYQEMTQRKLGEYQLTLHIQPGRLVPLLQVDVYIFEPKGIKFVTAPNTLGKQFSGMTKITHTKEKAHVVFKPTLQQQRKCENCTESAVDGVFTVKYDVERESNAGELQVSDGHFVHFFAPSDLTPLSKNIIFVIDVSGSMWGLKMKQTVEAMKAILDDLSMDDYFSIIDFNHNVRCWSEDLVQASSIQVDEAKKYIQSIKPNGGTNINEALLRAVQMLVRASSQGLIDPRSVSMIILVSDGDPTVGEIKLSAIQKNVKRVMRDDFSLFSLGIGFDVDFDFLERIAMDNRGVAQRIYANHDAAEQLKAFYSQVSSPLLRTITVHFPDNTVNNVTQNRFDKFFSGSELIVAGKLEPSDLTTLQSFTTASAANMDLNIQTEADILELDSALSTHQHSFSGFARQMWAYITVNQLLAERSLASTASKKRKITRRIVALALEHQFVTPLTAMLVEGQDQGRLERLIADSPKDSKHGCCSASDPSSGSLPVRQLVYQNPPWVIPTLAPVEVAGTQESIIPQQVTLVENDPHFIIHLPRSKIDICFNIDSKPGHILNLVSDPGTGVTINGQLVGSKKMKNNKINTYFGTISIYSKTDGVQVIIGTNRIDLMEGRNNHSFSWGVTAELMLNRMKVAIVKEQKVTVMIDGRISVMVLLHRVWKKHPVQVDFLGIYMSNDNKYSAKVHGLIGQFAQEPEVKVYGVHEGADPKKKEAIMEVKGNKLAVTRGWQKDYRRDKKQGSDVYCWFVHNNGKGFVDGSYTNYILPQLDSFLSAL; from the exons ATGAAGACTCCAGTTCTTCTGTGCATCCTGCTCTTTTCTCAGAGCTGGGCTTTCGAGTTTATCATCGATGGGGAGTGGGAAAGTGAAATG TCAGGTCCTTTGGATCAGTACCACAAGTCTGGGAGATACAGG AGAAACGTTTTGACCAGTGGAGAAGAAGAGAATTTTGAG GTAATTCAGGGCAGTGACATCACAGTTAAGAGCTATAAGGTGGAGAGCAGAATCACGTCGCGGTTCGCTCACACCACGGTCAAGAGCTCTGTGGTCAACTCAGGCCCAAAAGCCCAGAGCATCAGCTTCAATGTGCAGATCCCCAAACGGGCCTTCATTAACAACTTCACCAT GAATGTCAATGGGGTTACATTCGTCGGCTCAGTGATGGAGAAGACAGTGGCACGAAACCTTTACAGTCAAGCAAGAGCTCGTGGGAAAGCAGCCGGCATCGTCAG GACTAACTCTCAAGCAATGGAGACCTTTAGGACAGAGGTGCATGTTCCTCCAGGCAGCAAAGTGGAGTTTGAGCTACACTATCAGGAAATGACGCAGAGGAAACTGGGCGAATACCAGCTGACTTTACACATCCAACCTGGACGCCTGGTTCCACTGCTGCAg GTTGACGTGTATATATTTGAGCCCAAAGGTATCAAGTTTGTCACGGCCCCTAACACATTGGGAAAGCAATTTTCAGGTATGACTAAAATCACCCACACGAAAGAAAAAGCCCACGTCGTGTTCAAACCaactctgcagcagcagcgaaagtgtgaaaactgcaCAGAAAGCGCAGTGGATGGCGTGTTCACTGTGAAATATGAtgtggagagagagagcaatGCTGGAGAACTTCAG GTGTCTGATGGTCATTTTGTTCACTTCTTCGCTCCATCTGATCTCACACCTCTttccaaaaacataatttttgtcaTTGATGTGAGTGGAAGCATGTGGGGGCTGAAGATGAAACAG ACAGTGGAGGCGATGAAGGCTATTCTGGACGATCTGTCAATGGACGACTACTTCAGCATCATAGATTTCAATCACAATGTCCGTTGCTGGAGTGAAGATCTGGTCCAAGCTTCCTCCATCCAGGTGGACGAAGCTAAGAAGTACATCCAAAGCATCAAGCCCAATGGAG GCACCAACATCAATGAAGCCTTACTGAGAGCAGTGCAGATGCTGGTGAGAGCGTCCAGTCAGGGACTGATCGACCCTCGTTCTGTCTCTATGATCATCCTGGTATCAGATGGAGACCCAACAGTGG GAGAAATAAAGCTGAGCGCTATTCAGAAAAACGTGAAACGTGTAATGAGGGATGATTTTTCCCTGTTCTCTCTTGGTATTGGCTTTGACGTTGACTTCGACTTCCTGGAGCGAATTGCCATGGACAACAGGGGCGTCGCCCAGAGAATTTATGCCAATCATGATGCTGCGGAGCAGTTAAAG gcGTTCTACAGTCAggtctcctctcctctcctgaGGACGATCACCGTTCATTTTCCTGACAACACTGTGAATAACGTCACTCAGAATCGTTTTGACAAGTTCTTTAGTGGTTCTGAGCTGATAGTGGCTGGAAAACTTGAACCGTCAGACCTCACCACTCTGCAAAGCTTCACCACCGCTTCTGCT GCTAACATGGACCTGAACATTCAGACAGAGGCGGATATTCTGGAGTTGGACTCTGCGCTCAGCACACATCAACATTCCTTCTCCGGCTTTGCTCGGCAGATGTGGGCCTACATTACTGTCAATCAGCTATTGGCCGAACG CTCTCTAGCTTCTACTGCGAGCAAGAAGCGTAAGATTACTCGGCGGATCGTGGCCCTGGCTCTGGAGCATCAGTTTGTGACCCCTCTCACTGCCATGCTGGTGGAGGGTCAAGACCAGGGGAGGCTAGAACGACTGATCGCAGACTCGCCCAAAGACTCCAAACACGGCTGCTGCTCAG CCAGTGATCCTTCATCTGGATCACTTCCAGTGCGACAGTTAGTCTATCAGAATCCTCCGTGGGTTATACCTACACTTGCTCCCGTAGAAGTTGCCGGAACACAAGAAAGTATCATTCCTCAACAAGTCACTCTTG TGGAAAATGACCCACACTTCATCATTCACTTACCCAGAAGCAAGATAGACATCTGCTTCAACATTGACTCCAAACCTGGACACATCCTCAACCTGGTTTCAGATCCTGGAACAG GAGTCACAATCAACGGTCAGTTGGTCGGGTCTAAGAAGATgaagaacaataaaataaacacatatttCGGCACCATCTCCATATACTCTAAAACAGACGGTGTGCAGGTTATAATAGGAACCAACAGAATCGACCTGATGGAAGGCAGGAACAATCACTCCTTCTCTTGGGGAGTCACAGCTGAACTGATGCTTAACAG GATGAAGGTCGCCATAGTGAAGGAGCAA AAGGTTACTGTGATGATTGATGGGAGGATTTCAGTGATGGTGCTTTTGCATCGGGTGTGGAAGAAGCATCCTGTGCAGGTTGACTTCCTGGGCATTTACATGTCCAACGACAACAAATACTCTGCAAAGGTTCATGGTCTCATTG GTCAGTTTGCACAGGAACCAGAGGTGAAGGTATACGGTGTGCATGAAGGAGCAGACCCAAAGAAGAAAGAGGCCATAATGGAAGTGAAAGGCAACAAACTGGCTGTTACCAG GGGCTGGCAGAAGGACTACAGACGTGACAAGAAACAAGGCTCAGATGTCTACTGCTGGTTTGTCCATAACAATGGGAAAGGCTTTGTTGATGGCAGTTACACCAACTATATCCTCCCTCAGCTGGACAGCTTCCTGAGCGCTCTCTAA
- the atp5f1c gene encoding ATP synthase subunit gamma, mitochondrial isoform X1, with protein sequence MFARTSAAVFLPQCVSCSGQVRNMATLKDITLRLKSIKNIQKITKSMKMVAAAKYARAERSLKPARVYGTGAMALYEKAEIKAPEDKNKHLIIGVSSDRGLCGAIHSSVAKAMKNEIAKLSGAGKEVMVVNVGDKLRGLLYRTHGKHILINCKEVGRKPPTFTDASLIATELMDSGYEFDQGTIVFNRFRSVISYKTEEKPVFSTDTVASSENMGIYDDIDADVLRNYQEFALVNIIYYGLKESTTSEQSARMTAMDNASKNASDIIDKLTLTFNRTRQAVITKELIEIISGAAAL encoded by the exons ATGTTCGCCAGGACCAGCGCGGCGGTGTTCCTCCCACAATG CGTCTCTTGCAGTGGGCAGGTCAGGAACATGGCTACCTTGAAGGACA TCACCCTTCGGTTGAAGTCCATCAAGAACATCCAGAAGATCACCAAGTCCATGAAGATGGTGGCAGCAGCAAAGTATGCCAGAGCTGAGAGATCCCTGAAGCCCGCCCGGGTCTATGGCACCGGTGCTATGG cACTCTATGAGAAGGCTGAGATCAAGGCTCCAGAAGACAAGAATAAGCACTTGATCATCGGGGTGTCATCTGACCGTGGTCTTTGCGGTGCCATCCACAGCAGTGTGGCCAAAGCCATGAAGAATGAGATCGCCAAGCTCTCTGGTGCCGGCAAAGAGGTCATGGTTGTCAATGTGGGTGACAAACTCAGAGGTCTGCTCTACAG GACCCATGGCAAACACATCCTGATCAACTGCAAGGAGGTGGGCCGCAAGCCTCCCACTTTTACTGATGCATCTCTCATTGCCACAGAGCTGATGGACTCTGGCTACGAGTTTGACCAGGGAACCATTGTATTCAACAGATTCAG GTCTGTGATTTCATACAAGACAGAAGAGAAACCTGTATTTTCCACTGACACTGTGGCAAGCTCAG AGAACATGGGCATCTATGATGACATTGATGCTGATGTGCTGAGGAACTATCAGGAGTTTGCTCTAGTCAACATCATTTACTACGGGCTGAAGGAGTCCACCACCAGTGAACAGAGCGCCAGGATGACCGCTATGGACAACGCCAGCAAGAATGCTT CTGATATTATTGACAAGCTGACCCTGACCTTCAACCGAACCCGCCAGGCCGTCATCACCAAGGAGCTCATTGAGATCATTTCTGGAGCTGCTGCTCT ATAA
- the atp5f1c gene encoding ATP synthase subunit gamma, mitochondrial isoform X3, with product MFARTSAAVFLPQCGQVRNMATLKDITLRLKSIKNIQKITKSMKMVAAAKYARAERSLKPARVYGTGAMALYEKAEIKAPEDKNKHLIIGVSSDRGLCGAIHSSVAKAMKNEIAKLSGAGKEVMVVNVGDKLRGLLYRTHGKHILINCKEVGRKPPTFTDASLIATELMDSGYEFDQGTIVFNRFRSVISYKTEEKPVFSTDTVASSENMGIYDDIDADVLRNYQEFALVNIIYYGLKESTTSEQSARMTAMDNASKNASDIIDKLTLTFNRTRQAVITKELIEIISGAAAL from the exons ATGTTCGCCAGGACCAGCGCGGCGGTGTTCCTCCCACAATG TGGGCAGGTCAGGAACATGGCTACCTTGAAGGACA TCACCCTTCGGTTGAAGTCCATCAAGAACATCCAGAAGATCACCAAGTCCATGAAGATGGTGGCAGCAGCAAAGTATGCCAGAGCTGAGAGATCCCTGAAGCCCGCCCGGGTCTATGGCACCGGTGCTATGG cACTCTATGAGAAGGCTGAGATCAAGGCTCCAGAAGACAAGAATAAGCACTTGATCATCGGGGTGTCATCTGACCGTGGTCTTTGCGGTGCCATCCACAGCAGTGTGGCCAAAGCCATGAAGAATGAGATCGCCAAGCTCTCTGGTGCCGGCAAAGAGGTCATGGTTGTCAATGTGGGTGACAAACTCAGAGGTCTGCTCTACAG GACCCATGGCAAACACATCCTGATCAACTGCAAGGAGGTGGGCCGCAAGCCTCCCACTTTTACTGATGCATCTCTCATTGCCACAGAGCTGATGGACTCTGGCTACGAGTTTGACCAGGGAACCATTGTATTCAACAGATTCAG GTCTGTGATTTCATACAAGACAGAAGAGAAACCTGTATTTTCCACTGACACTGTGGCAAGCTCAG AGAACATGGGCATCTATGATGACATTGATGCTGATGTGCTGAGGAACTATCAGGAGTTTGCTCTAGTCAACATCATTTACTACGGGCTGAAGGAGTCCACCACCAGTGAACAGAGCGCCAGGATGACCGCTATGGACAACGCCAGCAAGAATGCTT CTGATATTATTGACAAGCTGACCCTGACCTTCAACCGAACCCGCCAGGCCGTCATCACCAAGGAGCTCATTGAGATCATTTCTGGAGCTGCTGCTCT ATAA
- the atp5f1c gene encoding ATP synthase subunit gamma, mitochondrial isoform X2: MFARTSAAVFLPQCVSCSGQVRNMATLKDITLRLKSIKNIQKITKSMKMVAAAKYARAERSLKPARVYGTGAMALYEKAEIKAPEDKNKHLIIGVSSDRGLCGAIHSSVAKAMKNEIAKLSGAGKEVMVVNVGDKLRGLLYRTHGKHILINCKEVGRKPPTFTDASLIATELMDSGYEFDQGTIVFNRFRSVISYKTEEKPVFSTDTVASSENMGIYDDIDADVLRNYQEFALVNIIYYGLKESTTSEQSARMTAMDNASKNASDIIDKLTLTFNRTRQAVITKELIEIISGAAAL, encoded by the exons ATGTTCGCCAGGACCAGCGCGGCGGTGTTCCTCCCACAATG CGTCTCTTGCAGTGGGCAGGTCAGGAACATGGCTACCTTGAAGGACA TCACCCTTCGGTTGAAGTCCATCAAGAACATCCAGAAGATCACCAAGTCCATGAAGATGGTGGCAGCAGCAAAGTATGCCAGAGCTGAGAGATCCCTGAAGCCCGCCCGGGTCTATGGCACCGGTGCTATGG cACTCTATGAGAAGGCTGAGATCAAGGCTCCAGAAGACAAGAATAAGCACTTGATCATCGGGGTGTCATCTGACCGTGGTCTTTGCGGTGCCATCCACAGCAGTGTGGCCAAAGCCATGAAGAATGAGATCGCCAAGCTCTCTGGTGCCGGCAAAGAGGTCATGGTTGTCAATGTGGGTGACAAACTCAGAGGTCTGCTCTACAG GACCCATGGCAAACACATCCTGATCAACTGCAAGGAGGTGGGCCGCAAGCCTCCCACTTTTACTGATGCATCTCTCATTGCCACAGAGCTGATGGACTCTGGCTACGAGTTTGACCAGGGAACCATTGTATTCAACAGATTCAG GTCTGTGATTTCATACAAGACAGAAGAGAAACCTGTATTTTCCACTGACACTGTGGCAAGCTCAG AGAACATGGGCATCTATGATGACATTGATGCTGATGTGCTGAGGAACTATCAGGAGTTTGCTCTAGTCAACATCATTTACTACGGGCTGAAGGAGTCCACCACCAGTGAACAGAGCGCCAGGATGACCGCTATGGACAACGCCAGCAAGAATGCTT CTGATATTATTGACAAGCTGACCCTGACCTTCAACCGAACCCGCCAGGCCGTCATCACCAAGGAGCTCATTGAGATCATTTCTGGAGCTGCTGCTCTGTAA
- the kin gene encoding DNA/RNA-binding protein KIN17 produces the protein MGKADFLSPKAIGNRIKAKGLQKLRWYCQMCQKQCRDENGFKCHCMSESHQRQLLLASENPNQFMNYFSEEFKSDFLELLRRRFGTKRVHNNIVYNEYISHREHVHMNSTQWETLTDFTKWLGREGFCKVDETPKGWYIQYIDRDPETIRRQEELEKKKKQDMDDEERSAKFIEEQVRRGREGKEPEEEPVFTELKRKNEDEKIAFNLDVALAGPSKTSNTLGPSALKAAASVKRKESAHSGDSRDKKKKSALDEIIEMEQQKKKSVRSDHWIQANIVVKVITKRLGEKYYKKKAVIREVQNKYTALVRMIDSGDKLKLDQSHLETVIPAPGKRVMILNGQYKDTEAILEGIDEHKFSATLMLDSGRMKGKTVEGIAYEDFSKLA, from the exons ATGGGGAAAGCAGATTTTCTGAGTCCTAAAGCGATTGGCAACAGAATCAAAGCCAAAGGCCTTCAGAAACTGCGCTGGTATTGCCAGATGTGTCAGAAACAGTGTAGAGATGAA AACGGGTTTAAATGTCACTGCATGTCCGAGTCTCATCAGAGACAGCTCCTGTTAGCTTCAGAGAACCCTAACCAGTTCATGAACTACTTTTCAGA GGAGTTCAAAAGTGATTTCTTAGAGCTGCTCCGAAGACGATTTG GAACCAAGAGAGTTCACAATAACATTGTGTATAATGAGTACATCAGTCATCGGGAACACGTTCACATGAACTCTACGCAGTGGGAGACTCTCACCGACTTCACCAAATGGCTTGGGAGAGAAG GTTTTTGCAAAGTGGATGAGACTCCCAAAGGCTGGTACATCCAGTACATTGATCGTGATCCAGAGACAATCCGCAGGCAGGAGGAGctggagaagaagaagaaacaggATATGGACGACGAAGAACGCAGCGCCAAGTTCATCGAAGAACAAGTTCGCCGTGGTCGGGAGGGCAAGGAGCCTGAG GAGGAACCAGTGTTTACCGAACTAAAGCGAAAGAATGAAGATGAGAAAATAGCTTTTAACTTGGACGTTGCTTTGGCGGGACCCTCCAAAACAAG CAACACTTTGGGTCCTAGTGCCCTCAAAGCTGCAGCCTCTGTGAAAAGGAAAGAGTCTGCCCACAGCGGAGACTCTAGGGATAAGAAAAAGAAATCTGCTCTGGATGAGATAATAGAG ATGGAGCAACAGAAGAAGAAATCTGTAAGATCAGATCACTGGATTCAAGCAAACATTGTAGTGAAAGTCATAACGAAGAGATTAGGAGAGAAGTATTACAAGAAGAAAGCTGTCATTCGG GAGGTGCAGAATAAATACACAGCTTTGGTGAGGATGATCGACTCTGGAGACAAACTCAAACTGGACCAGAGTCATTTGGAGACAGTCATTCCAGCTCCTG GTAAGCGAGTTATGATCCTGAATGGTCAATATAAAGACACAGAGGCCATCCTGGAAGGCATAGATGAACACAAATTCTCTGCAACACTCATGTTAGACTCG GGTCGGATGAAAGGAAAGACAGTGGAGGGAATTGCATACGAGGACTTCTCTAAACTGGCCTGA